A genomic window from Micromonospora sp. WMMA1947 includes:
- a CDS encoding diacylglycerol kinase family protein: MYDVVLLTLGSDRDAPGGGCGSGGACCGGADDTAAESGEERCETPRVPVLACADELTARGARVTTVTARSDREIDEVLARLDGPPRADGLTWPDSDGKTRLVVATASDGQLRAVLRRLVRRYAPPPSRRPADLADNRTVPDLPPVGVLPLDPARSGTARDLAAQLGLPRDPAGVAAAVLDGTARRLDLLRNDGGSVTLDGALLGAADDAGRPLHWRARVEVDGTVLSDGTEPITACAIGNAGGYARLGEVDLLGGPDPADGRVTVGVAVPVVSRSALGRKKVRLEVRRARGRAVAVVPRDEKVPFLDDGVEGELSRKRSWWTEPGAWAVWTG; the protein is encoded by the coding sequence GGCTGCGGCAGCGGCGGCGCCTGCTGCGGCGGCGCGGACGACACCGCTGCCGAGAGCGGCGAGGAGCGCTGCGAGACGCCGCGCGTACCGGTGCTGGCCTGCGCGGACGAGCTGACCGCCCGCGGCGCCCGGGTGACCACGGTGACCGCGCGATCGGACCGGGAGATCGACGAGGTGCTGGCCCGGCTCGACGGCCCGCCGCGCGCCGACGGCCTCACCTGGCCCGACTCCGACGGCAAGACCCGGCTGGTCGTCGCCACGGCGAGTGACGGCCAGTTGCGCGCCGTCCTGCGCCGGCTGGTCCGCCGGTACGCTCCGCCGCCGAGCCGCCGCCCCGCGGACCTCGCAGACAACCGTACGGTGCCCGACCTGCCCCCGGTGGGCGTACTCCCGCTCGATCCGGCCCGGTCCGGGACGGCGCGGGACCTGGCCGCGCAGCTCGGGTTGCCCCGGGATCCGGCGGGTGTGGCCGCCGCGGTGCTGGACGGCACCGCCCGGCGGCTGGACCTGCTGCGCAACGACGGCGGCTCGGTGACGCTGGACGGCGCGCTGCTCGGCGCCGCCGACGACGCCGGTCGCCCGCTGCACTGGCGGGCCCGGGTCGAGGTCGACGGCACTGTGCTCAGCGACGGTACCGAGCCGATCACGGCGTGCGCGATCGGCAACGCGGGCGGGTACGCGCGCCTGGGTGAGGTGGACCTGCTGGGCGGTCCGGATCCGGCCGACGGCCGGGTGACGGTGGGCGTCGCCGTACCGGTGGTGAGCCGGTCGGCGTTGGGCCGGAAGAAGGTCCGGCTGGAGGTGCGCCGGGCGCGGGGCCGTGCGGTGGCGGTGGTGCCCCGCGACGAGAAGGTGCCCTTCCTCGACGACGGCGTCGAGGGCGAGCTGAGCCGCAAGCGCTCCTGGTGGACCGAGCCGGGCGCCTGGGCGGTCTGGACGGGCTGA